GGGATCCGGGAGGTTCGCGAGGAGACGGGACTCGAGGCGACGCTGCTCGACGAGCCGGATCCGATCGAGGCCCCCGCCGGACGGCCGTTACCCCCGCCGCGCCATCAGATGCTCTACGACATCAACGTCCACGACGGCCGGATCGGCCACCAGCACATCGATCTGATCTACTACGCGAACGTCTCGAGTCGCGATATCTCACCCGCAGACGGGGAGGTGGCTGCAGACGCGTGGGAGTGGTATACGCGGAATGATCTACTCGAGAGCGACCTGCCGGAGGACGTCGTCACGCTCGGGACGGAGGCGATTCGCGCCGCTGGCCCTGGGTTGTAACCCGATTCGAACTACAGTCGACGCCGCAAAGTCTGCTGGCTGGTAAGCGTCTCGAGCGACTCGAGAGCCGTCTTCCTTATACGCTGAACAGGTGCAATACCACGGCCTTCAGGCCGTGGATACGCGCCGTCACTTAGTGCCACATTCCACCGTCAAGAGCATAGTCGAGTTTCCGATCCTAACGTTCAAGTTACAAGAGTCCCCATAGGCTGGTAAGGTCAGGTGGGAACGGAGCGGATTCCGAACGATCTTCGGAGGCGGCCTGCCCGCTACCCAACGAGGCAATATCCGAAACGCTGACGCGGTGAACACGAATCCTCGAAGGGTTCGTCATTGTGCCCGTCGGTCGAGCAAGCCCGACGATAACTCCGAGTTCGTCGACGTGTCAGCGGCCCCCTGCTGGCAAAAACAACAGATGGGAGCCAAAGACACAGAGGATAGGAGTAACGGCGGTTTGGCACCGCCAGTCAGCCACCGTCACGATGGCTGGGTTAGATGTGGGCTCCCGTAAAGTGGCGGAGTCATGGTTGCGAACCTGAAACTCCCACCGCTCGGGATTCCTGCGTTAACGAGACGCGACGCGTCTCGTTCGCACACCAGAACGCGGAGCGTTCTGGGGACGTCTTCAGGCGCAGGAGGATGTCAATACGCCTTGTTTCACGGGACTGCAGGGCCCCACGAACCGTTCGCGCGGCGTTGTCACCCGACTGCAAGCGACTCCGTCGGAATCGCCCACTCCGAAAGAGCGCAGAGCGCAAAGCGCCTTGTTGCGGATTTTGTCGATGGATGACGCGCTGTCGGACAGCGACGCTGCCGTCAGTAGGACGGACCGTAGCGCGAAAGGTCGTATCGATGTTCTTTTGAGCGACGGCCGTCTTCCGTCGCACATGGCAAGTTTCACTGTCGTCGTTGGCGACCCCGACTCCGGGTCGTCCTACCAGCTCGAGGCGGAAGAACAGGATGCAAACCGGTTCATCGGCAAGTCGATCGGCGAGGAAGTCGATGGCAGCGCCGTCGGTCTCGACGGCTACACGCTCGAGATCACCGGTGGCTCGGACAACGCTGGCCGACCGCTCAACCCGGGCGTCGCCGGCGGGGACCTGCAGGAAGTCCTGATGAAGGAACGCCAGACTGGCTACAAGCCGTCGCGTGACGGCGAGCGCCGCCGCATCACGGTCCGCGGAAGCGAGGTCTCCGACGCGGTCGCACAGATCAACGCCGCAGTCGTCGAGCACGGCAGCACCGGTATCGACGACCTGCTCGGTGACGGCGACGCCGAGGACGACGAGTAATACGACCACACGACCCTTCGTTCTAGCATGGCAGACCGAATTTCGAGCGACCATCCGTCAGTGCAGACGGTCCGGTCGACGTGTACGGAGACGGCAACCGGCGTCCGTCTCGAGGTACCGGCCGACGAACGCGACGCGTTCCCGACCGACGAGGTCGTCCGGATCGTCCTCGACGGCGACGAACTGTTCGGACGGGTCGAACGGGCGTTGACGGGCGACGATCTGTCGATTCCAGCCATCTACGAGACGCCCGATCAGGCCCGTGACCCGAGCGGTGCACCGGACCAATTGATCGACTGGGCCGACGACCACGGCGTCGCGGCCGGCGGGTCCGTTCTCGTGGACGTCATCGAACCCGAGTTCCTCTACGGCCTTCGCGCGCCGGGCGAGACGCTCTACTACGATGCCCACGAACCGCCGAGCGACAGCCTGAGCGACATCGCGAAGGACCTCGAAGAGCAGTAGCAGTACCGTCGGCTACAAAAGTCACGTTCAGGCGCTGATCCAGCGTGAGTCGGAGATCGAATCCCTCTACACTTCCACCCGTATGACGCGTCCTTTTTCCACCTCGAGCGAGGACTCACCACTATGACCAACGCACGCGAGGAGTTCCTGGCCGGCGAGCGACCCGACGACGTCGCACTGTTTTTGGCCGACTCGTACGTCTCGGACGACCGCCTCGAGCAGTTCGGCGACCGAGTCGAAGACGGCGTCTTGATCGTCGTCGACGGCGAGCGCGGCCGGAGCGCATTTCAGGCGGCGACCGGCACGCAGGCGATGGAGTTCGCGAAGTCGGCAATGGATCTCGAGGGCGAGATCGACGACGAGCTCTCGAGCGGCGACTGTCCGGAGGCGACCGACGGCGAGGAGCACGCGGTCCAGTTCGTCTTCGCCTTCGCGGAGGAGCAAAACGAGGATGTCGGGGGAATCTACGCCGAGGGCGACGTGGTCCACGCCTACGCGAAGTGTACGTGCGGAACGGCGTACTCGGATCGGTGGAACGCGACCAACGCCTGATCACGACCTATCAACGAACACATTGTTTCAACCGTAAGGAACACGCTTTTGCGACCCGACCGGCTAGTCTCGAGCAATGAGTTCCTTCGAAACACCGCACAAGACCGACCGTGGCTTCGGGCTCTCGAGTCGAGAGGTGCAGGTGATCGGCGGCGCGACCGGGTTGATGGCGATCACCGTCGCGTTGATGTACGTCTTCGCGGCGACGCCGCTCGCGGTCGTCAACGACTACCTCTTTGCGGCCCCGATCGTGGGCGTGCTCGTCTACGGTGCGGCGATCATGGGCGGCGAGATCATCGCCGAACGCGGCATCAAGGGCGGCGATATGGGGATCGCCTTCGCCGGGATGGTCGTTCTGCAGTTGGCGTTTGGTGTCTTCGGAGCGGGTATCCTGTCGATGGCCCCGCAGGGAACGCAGCTCACGGTGCTGGGAATCACGGCGATCGTCACCGCGCTGATGACGGCGCTGGTGTCGGGCTACGTCTACGCTCGCTCGACGACGTTCGAACACTGGGGCAAGTTCGCGAACTACGCGTTCCTCGGGGGGCTCGGCGTGATCCTCGTCGGGACGTTCGTCCTCGATATCCTGCTTCTGGTCGGCTTCGTCCTCATCTTCCTGGGCTTCATCCTCCGGCTGGGCTACGAGATCTGGCAGGTTCGGGATCACCGTGACACGCGCGTCGCTCTCCAGACGATCGGCGTCTACATCGCCGTCGCCGGTGTGTTCGTCCACGTCCTGCAGCTCGTGATGAGGTACGTGATGTCCCAGGACTGAAATGGAGCGTTCGTGCCCGCGTTCGGTGCGATAGCTACCGAGTAACTGGGGTCCCGATTCGCGGAACCGATCGACTTACTCACTCTCCCGAGAGAGTACGCCTCGTGACGCGCTACTACGAGGACCTGACGGTCGGAGACACGTACGATACCGGGGGTTACACCGTTTCCAAGGAGGAGATCGTCGAGTTCGCCGAACAGTTCGATCCGCAGCCGTTCCACGTCGACGAGGCGGCGGCCGAGGAGTCGATGTTCGGGGAACTCGTCGCCAGCGGCCTGCACACGCTCTGCCTATCGGTTCGGTTGTTCGTCACGGACTTCGTTCAGGGCGGAGAGGGAGTCGCGAACATGGGCGGACTGGGAATGGACGACCTGCGGTGGCACGAGCCGGTCCGCCCCGGCGATACGCTCCGCGTTCGGGCCGAGGTGGTAGAGAAGACGCCCTCCGAGAGCCGGTCGGATCGCGGCTACGTCGAGTTCCACCGCACCGTACACGTCGACGGCGCGGAGGTCATGTCGATCACTTCTCACAACATCGTTCGACGAGCGGAAGCCGAGGAGTAGGCCGTTTCTACCGGCCGATTGTGGATTGCTCGTCGCCAAACTACAACGTACCGACGAACCGTCGCCTCCTCGAGTCGATTATGCGTCGTCGGCTGCCGTATCAGTCGCTCTGTCGTCCGCATCGGCAGCGTCTTCGACGACCTCCTCGAACGCGCTCAGAATGACCTGCTTCGTCACGGCCCCGCGAGTCACCCAGTGGTTCGCGTAATCCAGCATGTCGTCGTAGATATCGGGCTTGCAGCCCGCGGCCTTTGGGTGGCCGCCGCCGTTGACCTTGCCCGCAACCTCGTGACAGAGCTGGAACTCGTCGGTCCCCCGAATCGATGCCGAGCCGGCGGGTTTGACGATCACGGAGGCATCGGCGCCCTGCTCGCGCATCGCTTCGGCGACCTCGTTCTGCGAGCAGCGGCCGTAGGTGATTCCGACGGTGTAGCCGCCGATCTCGCGGAGTTCCGAGCGGGCGACGGCCTGGTCGATCAGCGCCTGTTTCTCGACGCGGCGTTCCTCGAGGAACTCGCTCACCCAGTCGGGCAGGTCGGCGCCGTACTCGCGGACGACCTCGACGTACTCTGCGGGATCGGACCAGTACGCGTAATCCGCGAGGTCGTCGCTGCGCGGATCCTCGCGCAGCCAGAGGTCGTGATCCCGCGTGACGGCCGCCAGCTCCTCGTACATCGGGTCGAAGTCGTACTCGAGCGAGCGATAGACCACGTCGGCGGAACACTCCTCGTCCGAATCGCCCACGACCAGATCGACGCCGGCGTCGCGAACCGACTGGGCGACGTCGTCGCCCCACTGGTGGTGGTCGTACCAGGCGACGCCGCTCGCGGTCTCGAGCGCCGCGTCGAGTTCGTCTTCGACGTACTCGTACCGGTCGGGCGCGAGGTCGCAGACGAAGAGATCGATCCCGTCCTCCCCGTACTCGGCGACGCGGGCCAGCGCGTCCTCGACGTCGTGCGGGCTGGCCGGGA
Above is a window of Natronorubrum tibetense GA33 DNA encoding:
- a CDS encoding NUDIX hydrolase, translating into METTRHFTATVYIVNDGATALHEHERLGMTIPPGGHVDRDELPAEAGIREVREETGLEATLLDEPDPIEAPAGRPLPPPRHQMLYDINVHDGRIGHQHIDLIYYANVSSRDISPADGEVAADAWEWYTRNDLLESDLPEDVVTLGTEAIRAAGPGL
- a CDS encoding 30S ribosomal protein S6e, coding for MASFTVVVGDPDSGSSYQLEAEEQDANRFIGKSIGEEVDGSAVGLDGYTLEITGGSDNAGRPLNPGVAGGDLQEVLMKERQTGYKPSRDGERRRITVRGSEVSDAVAQINAAVVEHGSTGIDDLLGDGDAEDDE
- a CDS encoding DUF7112 family protein; this encodes MADRISSDHPSVQTVRSTCTETATGVRLEVPADERDAFPTDEVVRIVLDGDELFGRVERALTGDDLSIPAIYETPDQARDPSGAPDQLIDWADDHGVAAGGSVLVDVIEPEFLYGLRAPGETLYYDAHEPPSDSLSDIAKDLEEQ
- a CDS encoding DUF5807 family protein — encoded protein: MTNAREEFLAGERPDDVALFLADSYVSDDRLEQFGDRVEDGVLIVVDGERGRSAFQAATGTQAMEFAKSAMDLEGEIDDELSSGDCPEATDGEEHAVQFVFAFAEEQNEDVGGIYAEGDVVHAYAKCTCGTAYSDRWNATNA
- a CDS encoding MaoC family dehydratase, coding for MTRYYEDLTVGDTYDTGGYTVSKEEIVEFAEQFDPQPFHVDEAAAEESMFGELVASGLHTLCLSVRLFVTDFVQGGEGVANMGGLGMDDLRWHEPVRPGDTLRVRAEVVEKTPSESRSDRGYVEFHRTVHVDGAEVMSITSHNIVRRAEAEE
- a CDS encoding DHH family phosphoesterase; this encodes MYDELIDSGELPIARKSVVPGTGFFLPDTLEEDLEDEQTAAALEGADVAVVADPDADGLACVALIREAYDDVRNVPEPDEEDDDADETADGEPAADAVDDADEAADAPLEEPEPTPHSVALIPASPHDVEDALARVAEYGEDGIDLFVCDLAPDRYEYVEDELDAALETASGVAWYDHHQWGDDVAQSVRDAGVDLVVGDSDEECSADVVYRSLEYDFDPMYEELAAVTRDHDLWLREDPRSDDLADYAYWSDPAEYVEVVREYGADLPDWVSEFLEERRVEKQALIDQAVARSELREIGGYTVGITYGRCSQNEVAEAMREQGADASVIVKPAGSASIRGTDEFQLCHEVAGKVNGGGHPKAAGCKPDIYDDMLDYANHWVTRGAVTKQVILSAFEEVVEDAADADDRATDTAADDA